In one Micromonospora polyrhachis genomic region, the following are encoded:
- a CDS encoding DNA gyrase/topoisomerase IV subunit B, whose translation MTAQPETLYGADDLTHLEGLDAVRKRPGMYIGSTDSRGINHLVNEILDNATDEGVAGHASRVEVTLHADGSVQVDDDGRGIPTDVNAKSGLSGVELVLTRLHAGGKFGGSGYKTSGGLHGVGASAVNALSRRFDVTVRRDGKIYQMSFRHGVPGVFDGPEPDAAFTPESGLRVVGKTGRGQATGTSIRYWYDARYFETGAALDVESVRAKLRNTAFLVPGVSYRLTDGSSGEPAEPEVFHFPNGLTDMVDFLAPSGEKSVSGTLLVTGEGTYKENAADANGVMQANVVRRAEVEIAFRWGTGYERTVECFTNTVRNAHGGTHRRGFERAAVRALTEAIKNTRGLLKPKDEPPTLEDVLEGMSVVIHVRIPEPQFTSQTKDELSTAGITKVVQNLVEQHLKAWLDDRRTKAEARTVLQKIVDAAKVRLTQKQQKDAARRKTALEGASMPAKLVDCRATGIDRSELFIVEGDSALGSARMARVSEYQALLPIRGKILNVQKASIQQVLDNAECAAIVQVIGAGSGRTFDLSAMRYGRILIMADADVDGAHIRTLLITLFAKYLRPVIESGRLYAAMPPLHKITTRGRNAQTIYTYTQAEMVSTVARLERSGKQIVTPIPRFKGLGEMNADELWETTMNPATRAVRRITMADVEAAEQVLELLMGEKVEPRKNWLIESAGRVDQEALDA comes from the coding sequence GTGACTGCACAGCCCGAGACCCTGTACGGGGCCGACGACCTCACCCATCTGGAGGGTCTCGACGCCGTCCGGAAACGACCCGGCATGTACATCGGGTCCACCGACAGTCGGGGCATCAACCACCTCGTCAACGAGATCCTGGACAACGCCACCGACGAGGGGGTGGCCGGGCACGCCTCCCGGGTCGAGGTCACCCTGCACGCCGACGGTTCGGTGCAGGTGGACGACGACGGACGGGGTATCCCCACCGACGTCAACGCCAAGTCCGGGCTTTCAGGGGTCGAGCTGGTCCTGACCCGGCTGCACGCCGGCGGCAAGTTCGGCGGCTCCGGCTACAAGACCTCCGGTGGCCTGCACGGCGTGGGTGCCTCCGCCGTCAACGCCCTCTCCCGGCGGTTCGACGTCACCGTCCGGCGAGACGGAAAGATCTACCAGATGTCCTTCCGGCACGGCGTGCCGGGCGTGTTCGACGGACCTGAGCCGGACGCCGCCTTCACGCCCGAGTCCGGACTCCGGGTCGTCGGGAAGACCGGGCGGGGTCAGGCGACCGGCACCTCGATCCGCTACTGGTACGACGCCCGCTACTTCGAGACCGGTGCCGCGCTGGACGTCGAGTCGGTCCGCGCGAAGCTACGCAACACCGCGTTCCTGGTCCCCGGGGTCAGCTACCGGCTCACCGACGGCAGCTCGGGCGAGCCGGCCGAGCCGGAGGTATTCCACTTCCCCAACGGGCTGACCGACATGGTGGACTTCCTGGCCCCGTCCGGGGAGAAGTCCGTCAGTGGCACCCTGCTGGTCACCGGTGAGGGCACCTACAAGGAGAACGCCGCCGACGCCAACGGCGTCATGCAGGCCAACGTGGTCCGCCGCGCCGAGGTGGAGATCGCCTTCCGGTGGGGCACCGGCTACGAGCGCACCGTCGAGTGCTTCACCAACACCGTCCGCAACGCACACGGCGGCACCCATCGGCGCGGGTTCGAGCGGGCCGCCGTACGGGCCCTGACCGAGGCGATCAAGAACACCCGTGGGCTGCTCAAGCCCAAGGACGAGCCGCCGACGCTGGAGGACGTCCTGGAGGGGATGAGCGTGGTGATCCACGTACGGATCCCGGAGCCGCAGTTCACCTCGCAGACCAAGGACGAGCTTTCCACCGCCGGCATCACCAAGGTCGTGCAGAACCTGGTCGAGCAGCACCTCAAGGCGTGGCTGGACGACCGGCGCACCAAAGCCGAGGCCCGTACCGTCCTTCAGAAGATCGTTGACGCCGCCAAGGTGCGGCTGACCCAGAAGCAGCAGAAGGACGCCGCCCGGCGCAAGACCGCCCTGGAGGGCGCGTCGATGCCGGCGAAACTGGTGGACTGCCGCGCCACGGGCATCGATCGCAGCGAATTATTTATCGTCGAGGGCGACAGCGCCCTGGGCTCGGCCCGCATGGCGCGGGTCTCGGAATACCAGGCGTTGCTGCCGATCCGGGGCAAGATCCTCAACGTGCAGAAGGCCAGCATCCAGCAGGTCCTGGACAACGCCGAGTGCGCGGCGATCGTGCAGGTGATCGGTGCGGGGTCGGGGCGTACCTTCGACCTGTCGGCGATGCGGTACGGCCGCATCCTGATCATGGCGGACGCCGACGTGGACGGGGCGCACATCCGTACCCTGCTGATCACCCTGTTCGCCAAGTACCTGCGTCCGGTGATCGAGTCGGGCCGGCTGTACGCGGCCATGCCCCCGCTCCACAAGATCACGACCAGGGGACGCAACGCGCAGACCATCTACACCTACACCCAGGCCGAGATGGTCAGCACGGTCGCCCGCCTGGAGCGCTCCGGCAAGCAGATCGTGACGCCGATCCCCCGGTTCAAGGGCCTCGGTGAGATGAACGCCGACGAGTTGTGGGAGACCACGATGAACCCGGCCACCCGGGCCGTGCGGCGGATCACCATGGCCGACGTCGAGGCGGCGGAGCAGGTCCTCGAACTACTCATGGGCGAGAAGGTCGAACCCCGCAAGAACTGGCTGATCGAGTCGGCCGGCCGGGTCGACCAGGAAGCCCTCGACGCCTGA
- a CDS encoding glycoside hydrolase domain-containing protein has translation MASLAVAIVGVAGVATPAWAAPSDQQTVNYHGYRLAVPADWRVVDLADDPHACVRFDRPTVYLGHPGDEPWCPTNLVGRTAGLVIEPLDGITADRLTADTTVATGATAEAPLSRDGTIRVAVPDAGVLVTAEHTPSTEKTVRRILATASLGRAATPVSLDTLRTAAKPVASAAAAAASPQPGTYTGKGFDTCTAPTQSTMNTWRNSSPYRAVGIYISGASRSCTQANLTSTWVTNQINNGWHLIPIELDNQAPCGTRTPKMSYDPATARSQGATRATAAVNSAKALGIIAGSVIYNDIEHYPSTESCRAAVLSYLSGWTERLHALGYLSGMYSSGSSGVQDLCNAYNDTRYTRVDHLFFGWWNGVADTNAGSYCPSEYYANRQRIHQYTGDSYETWGGVRIYIDRDYLDVSTTTTPPQDFTVTVDNTTSGRFTASANWGTSAYSSQRMGPDYRFATPVSASDAAWYRADLPATGSYEVSVWYPADPGYNDSTPYVVATTSGNQTVRVNQRVNGGQWVSLGVFTLAAGDGDKVGVSRWTSGTGYVVADAVRITRV, from the coding sequence ATGGCCAGCCTGGCGGTGGCCATCGTCGGCGTGGCGGGAGTGGCGACCCCGGCTTGGGCAGCGCCGTCCGACCAGCAGACCGTCAACTACCACGGGTACCGCCTGGCGGTACCCGCCGATTGGCGGGTCGTCGACCTGGCCGACGATCCGCACGCGTGTGTCCGGTTCGATCGGCCCACGGTCTATCTGGGACACCCCGGTGACGAGCCCTGGTGCCCGACGAACCTCGTCGGACGGACGGCGGGACTGGTCATCGAGCCGCTCGACGGGATCACCGCCGATCGGCTGACGGCGGACACCACGGTAGCCACCGGAGCCACCGCCGAGGCGCCGCTCTCCCGCGACGGAACCATCCGGGTCGCGGTACCCGACGCCGGGGTGCTCGTCACCGCCGAACACACCCCGAGTACGGAGAAGACGGTGCGCCGGATCCTGGCGACCGCCAGCCTCGGCCGGGCAGCCACGCCGGTCTCCCTGGACACCCTCCGTACGGCCGCGAAGCCCGTCGCATCAGCCGCAGCGGCGGCGGCCAGCCCGCAACCGGGCACCTACACCGGTAAGGGCTTCGACACCTGCACCGCGCCCACGCAGTCGACGATGAACACCTGGCGCAACAGCTCGCCGTACCGGGCGGTCGGCATCTACATCAGTGGTGCCAGTCGATCCTGCACCCAGGCCAACCTCACCTCGACCTGGGTGACCAACCAGATCAACAACGGTTGGCACCTGATCCCCATCGAGCTGGACAACCAGGCACCGTGCGGCACCCGTACCCCGAAGATGTCGTACGACCCAGCCACCGCCCGCTCCCAGGGTGCGACCCGGGCGACCGCCGCGGTGAACTCCGCGAAGGCGCTGGGCATCATCGCCGGAAGCGTGATCTACAACGACATCGAGCACTACCCCTCGACCGAGTCGTGTAGAGCGGCCGTGCTGTCGTACCTCTCCGGCTGGACCGAGCGGCTGCACGCCCTCGGCTACCTCTCCGGCATGTACTCCAGCGGATCCTCCGGCGTGCAGGACCTGTGCAACGCCTACAACGACACTCGGTACACCCGCGTCGACCACCTTTTCTTCGGCTGGTGGAACGGAGTGGCCGACACCAACGCGGGCAGCTACTGCCCGAGCGAGTACTACGCCAACCGGCAACGCATCCACCAGTACACCGGGGACAGCTACGAGACCTGGGGCGGGGTGCGGATCTACATCGACCGCGACTACCTCGACGTCTCGACCACGACCACCCCGCCGCAGGATTTCACCGTCACCGTCGACAACACCACCAGCGGTCGGTTCACCGCGAGCGCGAACTGGGGCACCTCGGCCTACTCAAGTCAGCGGATGGGCCCCGACTATCGCTTCGCCACGCCGGTCTCCGCCAGCGACGCCGCCTGGTACAGGGCGGACCTCCCTGCGACGGGCTCCTACGAGGTCTCGGTCTGGTATCCCGCCGATCCGGGCTACAACGACTCGACCCCGTACGTCGTCGCCACCACCAGCGGCAACCAGACCGTACGCGTCAACCAGCGGGTCAACGGTGGCCAATGGGTGTCGCTCGGTGTGTTCACCCTGGCCGCCGGAGACGGCGACAAGGTGGGGGTCAGCCGCTGGACCAGCGGCACCGGCTACGTCGTCGCGGACGCCGTACGCATCACCCGCGTCTGA
- a CDS encoding endonuclease, translating to MNSRTAAWFGPRRLATALIVALGLTLLMVAVAASATTTLTVAQAISTQNGSSATVTGYVVGQPTATNTVVRSGFTADTAIAIADLTAETSTSRMLYVQVTAAYRSSFGLLSNPGLMGKSVTVTGTLTAYFSHAGLKSPTAMTLASPTPTPSTSAPTPTPGPTSTTPPDGGYDSTYYRNAIGKTGPALRGALHDIVKVQTKLSYAQVWEALKSTDEDPNNANNVILLYTGRSQSKTSNGGNVNDWNREHVWAKSHGDFGTATGPGTDVHHLRPTDVSVNSERGNKDFDNGGSPVSEAPGNYTDSDSWEPRDAVKGDVARMIMYMTIRYEGNDGWPNLEMNQLVNNGSAPYHGRQSVLLQWHQLDPPDAFEKRRNQVIYDQWQHNRNPFVDHPEWASAIWGS from the coding sequence ATGAACAGCAGAACGGCCGCCTGGTTCGGCCCCCGACGACTGGCGACAGCCCTCATCGTCGCCCTCGGGCTGACCCTGCTGATGGTGGCGGTGGCGGCATCGGCAACGACCACCCTGACCGTGGCCCAGGCGATCAGCACCCAGAACGGCAGCTCGGCAACGGTGACCGGCTATGTGGTCGGGCAGCCGACAGCCACGAACACCGTCGTCAGATCCGGGTTCACCGCGGACACGGCCATCGCGATCGCCGACCTCACGGCCGAAACCAGCACCTCCCGGATGTTGTACGTCCAGGTCACGGCCGCATACCGCAGCAGCTTCGGACTGCTGTCCAATCCGGGCCTGATGGGCAAGTCGGTCACCGTGACTGGCACCCTCACGGCGTACTTCTCCCACGCCGGCCTGAAGAGCCCGACCGCGATGACCCTGGCCTCCCCCACCCCGACGCCCAGCACGTCGGCGCCGACACCCACCCCCGGTCCGACGTCGACCACTCCCCCGGACGGTGGGTACGACTCGACCTACTACCGCAACGCGATCGGCAAGACCGGACCGGCGCTGCGCGGCGCGCTGCACGACATCGTCAAGGTGCAGACAAAGCTGTCCTACGCCCAGGTCTGGGAGGCGTTGAAGAGCACAGACGAAGATCCGAACAACGCGAACAACGTCATCCTGCTCTACACCGGACGCTCGCAGAGCAAGACGAGCAACGGCGGCAACGTCAACGACTGGAACCGGGAACACGTCTGGGCCAAGTCGCACGGCGACTTCGGCACCGCGACCGGACCCGGCACCGACGTCCACCACCTGCGGCCCACCGACGTCTCAGTCAACTCCGAGCGCGGCAACAAGGACTTCGACAACGGCGGCTCGCCGGTCTCCGAAGCCCCGGGTAACTACACCGACAGCGACTCGTGGGAACCACGCGACGCGGTCAAGGGCGACGTGGCCCGCATGATCATGTATATGACGATTCGGTACGAGGGCAACGACGGTTGGCCGAACCTGGAGATGAACCAGCTCGTCAACAACGGCAGCGCGCCATACCACGGGCGGCAGTCGGTGCTGTTGCAGTGGCACCAGTTGGACCCGCCGGACGCCTTCGAGAAGCGCCGCAACCAGGTCATCTACGACCAGTGGCAGCACAACCGCAACCCGTTCGTCGACCATCCCGAATGGGCGAGCGCCATCTGGGGCAGCTGA
- a CDS encoding VOC family protein gives MTSRFTELAVDCHDPERLAAFWCEVLDFRVIDRSEGKVEIGSWVPTVEDVRALQMPPTLLFIQVPEGKHGEPRTGFAGATRML, from the coding sequence ATGACAAGTAGGTTCACTGAGTTGGCCGTTGACTGCCACGATCCGGAGAGGCTCGCGGCCTTCTGGTGCGAGGTCCTCGACTTCAGGGTGATCGACCGGAGCGAGGGCAAGGTCGAGATCGGCTCCTGGGTGCCGACCGTTGAGGATGTGCGGGCCCTCCAGATGCCACCCACACTGCTGTTCATCCAGGTGCCCGAGGGGAAACATGGCGAACCAAGAACCGGTTTCGCTGGTGCCACCAGAATGTTGTAA
- a CDS encoding DUF4262 domain-containing protein, translated as MQTAACPCYICTDTAPGRDEGIVATVREHGWCALRVGGGSAEFAYTVGLWHSFRRSEIVMFGLPGEGMQLWLNACVDLHASGDWPAEGEPFEGVIDGHVTQLRQVDESWREALFGSAHRFYRGWPVPVRQLVWPDRSGLWPWEPQATESSKTRQAFAWLPVDDHPAGGWPLVGEMPDFPFRCGPDADALTTRSILDSRLPIARLVYDEGCYDVLDERGYGADDLCLAYLGDLVKCHPMLGPLATLADGHTAFADGVVAPVSDSERQRSVQAWSTATS; from the coding sequence ATGCAAACCGCGGCGTGCCCCTGCTACATCTGCACTGACACTGCTCCCGGCCGTGATGAGGGCATCGTCGCGACTGTCCGCGAGCACGGCTGGTGCGCGTTGCGCGTCGGCGGCGGCAGCGCGGAGTTTGCCTATACCGTCGGTCTCTGGCACAGCTTCCGTCGATCAGAGATCGTGATGTTCGGTTTGCCGGGCGAGGGGATGCAGCTGTGGCTCAACGCCTGCGTGGACCTGCACGCCAGTGGCGATTGGCCGGCCGAAGGCGAGCCGTTCGAGGGTGTGATCGACGGACATGTCACGCAGTTGCGCCAGGTGGACGAGTCGTGGCGCGAGGCGCTGTTCGGCTCGGCGCACCGCTTCTATCGCGGCTGGCCGGTCCCGGTGCGGCAGTTGGTCTGGCCCGACCGCAGCGGGCTTTGGCCTTGGGAACCTCAGGCTACTGAGAGCAGTAAGACGCGGCAGGCGTTCGCGTGGCTGCCTGTCGACGACCATCCGGCAGGCGGCTGGCCACTCGTCGGCGAGATGCCCGACTTCCCGTTCCGATGCGGCCCAGACGCCGATGCCCTGACTACTCGGAGCATCCTCGACAGCCGTCTACCCATCGCCCGTCTCGTCTACGACGAAGGCTGCTACGACGTGCTGGACGAGCGAGGTTACGGTGCCGACGATCTTTGCCTTGCGTACCTGGGGGACCTGGTCAAATGCCACCCGATGCTCGGCCCGCTCGCCACGCTCGCAGACGGCCACACCGCTTTCGCGGATGGCGTGGTGGCGCCCGTTTCGGATTCCGAGCGGCAGCGAAGCGTGCAAGCATGGTCGACAGCCACGTCGTAG
- a CDS encoding VOC family protein, producing the protein MGEPRTGRRIHLDVMPTNGSRDDEVERLKGLDATEYEDHRKPDGTGWVTMADPEGNLFCVERSATERV; encoded by the coding sequence ATCGGTGAACCCAGAACCGGTCGCCGCATCCATCTCGACGTCATGCCCACCAACGGCAGCCGCGACGACGAGGTCGAGCGGTTGAAGGGTCTCGACGCGACCGAGTACGAGGATCATCGCAAGCCGGACGGCACGGGCTGGGTGACGATGGCCGACCCGGAGGGCAACCTGTTCTGCGTCGAACGCAGTGCCACGGAGCGCGTGTAG
- a CDS encoding VOC family protein produces the protein MSKFLPSAPEGRMAKNRLHLDVSPIDGSTADEVTRLLALGASKADVGQGADRNWVVMADPEGNEFCVLRTLAPQN, from the coding sequence ATGTCCAAATTCTTACCATCTGCCCCCGAGGGCAGGATGGCGAAGAACCGACTTCACCTCGACGTCAGCCCGATCGACGGCAGCACCGCCGACGAGGTAACCAGATTACTCGCTCTCGGCGCCAGCAAGGCGGATGTGGGCCAAGGCGCAGACCGAAACTGGGTAGTCATGGCAGACCCCGAGGGCAACGAGTTCTGCGTCCTACGCACCCTGGCACCGCAGAACTAG
- a CDS encoding XRE family transcriptional regulator: MTDPTLAGNCSANGDSTVSLSGQAPDTLAQLELIRQALVDSISGGSASTTCLDYWEQLVLQHGEGTKQRAASEQLPELATDFDEIRRLLDRRMPSSSFRRLTRIAAQMAGLVFLTLIKMGEPGHARSWIRTARIAADETGDPTTRSWVRGQEAYVHYYSGDCAMAIAVASEAQTIARNIPCAGVPLAAALQARAEARLGHLREAQSALNRAENHLGRLSTDTGAIASAFGYDEAQLRFHESNTYTHLRFSTAARSAQDRALTLYPQTDFLDRTLVRFDQAICLATEGDADAATAIALGELCSLNKIQRSGLIFARAWDVYKSLPNGYLANSPSVELHDLLMLTISKERGW; this comes from the coding sequence ATGACCGACCCAACGCTCGCCGGCAACTGCTCAGCCAACGGGGACAGCACCGTCTCGCTCTCTGGTCAGGCACCCGACACTCTTGCCCAGCTCGAGTTGATCCGACAAGCCCTCGTCGACTCAATCTCGGGTGGCTCCGCATCGACGACGTGCTTGGACTACTGGGAACAATTGGTTCTCCAGCACGGCGAGGGAACTAAACAACGTGCGGCTTCAGAGCAACTTCCGGAGCTAGCCACAGACTTCGACGAGATCCGCCGATTACTCGATCGCCGAATGCCGTCATCGTCATTTCGCCGCCTCACCCGCATAGCAGCACAGATGGCCGGGCTCGTATTCCTGACGTTGATCAAAATGGGCGAGCCAGGCCATGCTCGATCCTGGATCCGCACCGCCCGAATCGCCGCTGATGAGACAGGAGATCCGACCACCCGCTCCTGGGTACGAGGCCAGGAAGCCTATGTGCACTACTACAGCGGCGACTGTGCGATGGCCATCGCCGTGGCATCCGAGGCGCAAACAATCGCCCGGAACATACCGTGTGCTGGCGTGCCGTTGGCAGCTGCGCTTCAAGCCAGGGCCGAAGCAAGACTCGGCCACCTCCGAGAGGCGCAGTCCGCCCTGAACCGGGCTGAAAATCATCTTGGAAGGCTCAGTACAGATACAGGCGCTATCGCCTCTGCCTTCGGCTATGACGAGGCCCAACTCCGGTTCCACGAAAGTAACACCTACACTCACCTGAGGTTCTCCACAGCCGCACGCTCAGCTCAGGACCGAGCGCTGACCTTATATCCCCAGACCGATTTTCTCGACCGGACACTGGTGCGCTTCGACCAAGCCATCTGCCTAGCGACGGAAGGCGATGCGGATGCTGCGACCGCTATCGCACTCGGAGAGTTGTGCAGCCTGAATAAAATTCAACGTTCGGGCCTGATATTCGCACGCGCGTGGGACGTATACAAATCCCTGCCAAATGGATATCTAGCAAACAGTCCATCTGTTGAACTTCACGATCTCCTCATGCTCACAATCTCCAAAGAGAGGGGATGGTAA
- a CDS encoding GNAT family N-acetyltransferase, whose translation MPSVSPAKSADIPAIAALLEEMDRYYGVSKFAPIEDRQAEIKDHVFGSIPAINLLLAKDNNKTIGLASYSFLWPAVRLTRSLYLKELYVSKLHRRRGIGRLLMSSVAAIATETGCSRVEWTTDQDNEAAQRFYSHLEASHLSTKIFYRSDLHQST comes from the coding sequence ATGCCATCCGTCTCGCCCGCCAAATCAGCCGACATCCCGGCCATCGCCGCACTGCTCGAAGAAATGGATCGCTATTACGGCGTATCCAAATTCGCACCAATCGAGGATAGGCAGGCCGAGATAAAGGATCATGTTTTCGGCAGCATCCCCGCCATAAATCTACTATTAGCGAAGGACAACAATAAAACGATCGGCCTCGCGTCATACTCATTTCTATGGCCAGCCGTCAGACTCACCCGATCTCTCTATCTGAAAGAGCTATATGTCAGCAAGCTTCACCGACGGCGTGGCATCGGAAGACTGCTCATGAGCAGCGTGGCGGCGATCGCAACCGAAACCGGGTGTAGCCGAGTGGAATGGACAACGGACCAAGACAATGAAGCCGCCCAGAGATTCTACTCTCACCTTGAAGCCAGCCACCTATCCACAAAGATTTTCTACAGGTCGGATCTTCACCAATCAACTTGA
- a CDS encoding flavoprotein — protein sequence MSTSPVQPVLYLVVCAAPPARQIDEFIKLMMDDGWIVCVIATPTAATWIDRKIIAEQTGYPVRCEFRRPDDVDPLPKADAVVVAPATFNTINKWATGISDNLALGILNEALGLGLPILASPYAKSTLTQHPAYARHVELLTGAGVTFTHSEAIRPHTNDQPFLWHLIQRALEEILRPPVPG from the coding sequence ATGAGCACTAGCCCCGTACAACCGGTCCTCTACCTCGTGGTTTGCGCCGCTCCTCCAGCACGCCAGATCGACGAGTTCATCAAACTGATGATGGACGATGGCTGGATCGTCTGCGTGATAGCCACACCAACAGCAGCAACGTGGATCGACCGCAAGATTATTGCGGAGCAGACCGGATACCCCGTTCGGTGCGAATTCAGACGCCCCGACGACGTCGATCCTCTGCCGAAGGCAGATGCTGTCGTCGTCGCACCGGCTACCTTCAACACAATCAACAAATGGGCTACCGGCATCAGCGACAACTTGGCTTTAGGAATCCTCAACGAAGCACTCGGCCTCGGGCTACCGATCCTGGCCTCCCCCTACGCCAAGTCGACGCTCACCCAGCACCCCGCCTACGCTCGGCATGTCGAGCTGCTTACCGGTGCTGGCGTGACCTTCACCCACTCTGAAGCTATCCGGCCACATACCAATGACCAACCGTTCCTGTGGCATCTCATTCAAAGAGCACTTGAAGAGATCCTTCGACCACCAGTACCTGGATAA